The sequence below is a genomic window from Pseudomonas cannabina.
ACCGGTCTATCTCATCTTCAAACACGTCACCATTAAGGTAGAGCTCGAAAAATCTCATTTCAGCCTCTCTTGCTCAACACCGAGATGCCCTCTCAGCGAGGTTTTTCAGCAAAAACAAAAAAAACCGCCAAAACAGACTGTGTGAAAACACACTGATGAAGGCCCAAGCAAACGCCCCGACTTGTTCGGGGCGTTTTTTTTGTATTGGCAGCAGACGAAAAAAATGTCCGCTCAGCCCATCAAAGCCATCAGATGGCGCACACCGAGCACTTTAATCGCTCGTTTCAGGTTATAGGCATTCACCGCCAAGGCCATTTCAGCTTTTGTACCCTCCAGTTGTCGCAGCAAGAAACGGCCATTACCAAATAGCCATTGCTTGAGGTTGCCGAAGGGGTGCTCAACGATGGATCTTCGGTTGGCCATCATCTCAGGATGCGCCTGCATTCTTTGCTCCATCCGCTCGAAAGCCTCTTCATGGGCATGTCGTGAGACATAACGGCGCCGGGCTCGAGTGCATTGCGTTTTCAGCGCGCAGTTGGCGCAGTCATCGACCTCAGCCTGATAGATCCGATCACCTTTGTTGTGCTGTTTTAGCGTTAACCATTTGCCTGCCGGACACTGGAAACGATCGTGTCCGGTCTCATAGATAAAGTCTTTTCGCTCAAAGAGCTGCTCTTCCTGACTGCCAGGGTTTTTCGAACGATTGGGCGGTACATAGGCCGTAATCGAAGCATCCTCGCAGGCCTGAAACTGCTTGCCATTGGAGTAGCCGGCATCGGCAGTGACCGTCAGATCATCTTGCTGTAACTCTGCTTTGGCGGCCTTGGCCATCGGCTCCAGTTGCTTTCGGTCATCGCCATCTTGGGTGACCTCATGATGCAAAATCAGGCAATGCTCGGCGTCCACGACGGTTTGCACGTTGTAGGCCACACGTGGCCCTTTGGCCGTGCGCATCATTCGGGCATCGCTTTCATGGGTGTTGAACTGCTCGATGCCCATCGAACGCATCAGTGCCTGGCAACTCTGATTATCCTGTTGTCGAGCCTCAAGCTGTGCCAGGGCTACCTTGATTGCGCTGCGATCAATTGAATCTGTGGTTTCAGCCTTGTCGGCCTCATCCAGCTCGGCCAGATACTGAGCGATGCGCTTATCCAGTTTTTCTTCCTGGCGCTTGAGCTGCTTCAAATTCACATGACGCCGTGAGGATGCGACCGCCTGAAACTTGCTGCCGTCGATGGCCACCAACTCACCGGCGATCAAGCCTGCCGTGCGACAAAACCGAACGAAAGCACGGCAGGTCGCGATGAAGGCGGGTTTATTGTTCTTGCGAAAATCGGCGATGGTCTTGAAGTCGGGCTTGAGCCGGTTGATCAGCCACATCACTTCGATGTTGCGCTGACACTCGGCTTCAAGACGTCGCGATGAGCGAATCCGCTGAAAATAGCCGTAGAGGTAGAGTTTTAGCTGATCGGCGGGATCATAAGCAGGGCGCCCCGTGCTTTTTGGAATCGCTTTATCGAAGCCCAGTTGCACCAGATCGAGCCTGGCAACGTACAGGTCAATGACACGAACGAGGTGATCCTCGGGGATCAACTCTTCCAGCGAGACCGGGAATAGGCTGGTCTGGCCGCGGGACTCACCTTGGATGTAGGCCATAACGAAAAATGCTCTGTATCTTTCGATACGGAGCATTTTCTTTGAGCGCTGCGCAGATTGCTAGGTTTTCACACAGTCTGAAAAGGCGGGTTTTTCGGAGATTCCAAAGGCTGCAAAAGCCACCTTTGAAACCTTGTATGGTGCCGGCACCAGGAGTCGAACCCGGGACCTACTGATTACAAGTCAGTTGCTCTACCAACTGAGCTATACCGGCGTAATGGGCTGCGAGTATATAGCTTCTGATGCGCTTGTAAACCCTAGCTGTCTGATTCAGTTGAAAAAAATTGACCGTTGGCGCCCCAGGTGGGATGTGGGCGGGTGGTTGTGCAGGACGTTTCCGTTGGTTTTGGGGGATTGGTCTGTTTGCTGCGTGCGAGTGCTGGGCTTTTGAGTGGTGATTTTGTCTTTTCGAGAGGGAGGCTCAGCATCAAGAGGCAGTGGATTTTTAACCCGTCCGCGCAAACCGCTGCGTTCAGCGCTGGTGGCGATTCGGGGCATCATCAGGACCTGAGCAAGGCAGAGCGTTTTTGTGCGGTTGCGCAGGGTCGGGGCTTTCCCTAGGCTTGTTCTCAACGGCCCGGCTACTGAGTCAGCAGCACAGGTCGTTAGCTTTTCAGCCAAGTAGATAAGGGACTATCTCATGAGTGGCACGATGGATCGTAACCGGGCTTTCGGGTGTTGTATGCCGCAGGCTGGTCATTCACTGAAGAGTGTGTTGACGTAAATTTGTATCGCGTCTGGCCCTCAGGGCTTTGCGCAAGGTGGGGCTGAAGATTGCTGTCTGAATCGCATGAATGTGCGTCTGGACGCTCACGAAAGCTTCATCGACGTTTAAATAAATGCCCGAATCCTGTGGATTCGGGCATTTTCTTGTGCGCTGGTTCCGGTTTTTCGGTTTGCGTGGCATTCGCATTGGAGTTCGGTGTTTCATGGCCGATACAGGTGTATCAAAAATGGCAGTCGGCCATGGACAGCAAGTGCAATGCAGAGAACACCCACGCATTACGAGCTGCTGAGTGTTGCTCGCGATGCCTCTCCTGAGCAGATCAAGAAGGCTTATCGCAAGCTGGCGCAGAAGCTGCACCCGGACAGGAATTCCGATCCTTACGCCTCGGAGATGATGGGCGTCGTCAATGCATCTCATGATGTGCTGGCGGATGCCGGACGGCGTGCGGCTTATGACGCGCTACTTGCTGCCGACGAGAATAAAGCGCGTGTGGAAGCGGCTCGTCGCAGACAGGCGCAGGCCGCAAAAGGGCAGAAGGTGCATGTTTATGGTTCGGCAGTGGCTCAGACTCCCGCAGCGCCTCAACGTACCGCTCAGCCTGGAGCGGCCGCCAGCGCTTCGTCATCCCCTCGATCACCGTCCAGTGACAAGCGGCGCCGCAGTGCGTGGCGCTGGGCGCTGCTGTTCGTGGTTTTCTGCGCGGGCGGGGCGTGGATGGGGTACGACCCTGGGGCTGGCAAGTCGTTTGTACCGGCCGAACCGCTCTCGGTCGCACAGACGCGGGTCAAGCCTGTGCCTGTGGTTCCGGTTGAGGAGCCTGTGGCCAGCCCCGTAAAGCCGGTTGATCCGGCGGCGTCCGAGTGCGGGGTGCCAGCGCTGGACCCGCTGGGCGCACCCTGGGCTGATAAGCCGGGTTATGTGAAGGATCTGCCGCTGCTCAAAGACAGCGGCTGGTCGCAGATCACGGTGGATAACACGGCGGGTGAGTCAGCCGTGTATGCCAAAGTCACGGATGCGGTGGGGCGCAAGGACTTTCGGCATGCGTATGTTCCGGCCGGGGCGACGTTTACGTTCAGCAAGATGAATCCCGGGCTGTATCTGCTCAAGTACAAGATGCTGAACACCGGCTGCGCTTTTGCGTCGGGGCGTATTTTGCTCGAGGAGACGCCGATGGGCAGTCAGATCAAGTCCAGCGCCTACAAGCTGACATTGCGCAAGCTGGCGAATCGCAGTGTGCCGTTTTCCCGGTTGAAAGATGATCAGTTTTAAAGGCGTAACAATGCAGCATCCATGGGTTCACCTGCCTGCACACTCTTTGAAATCCAACGCCAAAACCGCTTCGCACAGTGTGCGTTGTGCGCACGATTCGGGCGCGGAAAACGCCCGTGCCAGAGCCTTTACCAAATCTTTATGCACAATTGCACTATAAAGATTTGCGCGCGTGACCAGATATGTGCAGTTGGATCGAGTCAAGCGCAAACCACTGTTTTTGCGGGTTAACGGAAGGTTGGCGGGAAAAAATAAGTGGCTTCAGTAACTGGCGCGCCAAGCTTTAACGCACTCATCCACATTTTCATCAACAGACTTATCCACAGGTTGCTCAAGCGTTTTACATCACGCTTTTCGGGCCATAATCAGCAGGTTGCGAGGGGTAAGCTGGCTGTCACAGAAAGTGCCAACGCGAACGCTATAGCCCTGCTCTCGCACATACATCGCGCGATCCAGCACCAGCCAGACTTCCAGTGGGCGTCGAAACAGGTTTCGCAGCAGTTCCAGGTTGCGCACTTCGGCCAGTCGTTGCCAGCCGCTGGCCTCCCATTGCGCCCAGTCCTGCTTGCCCGGTGCCGGCAGGTTTTTCAGATTCGCCAGATGAGCGCAATAGTCGGCGTAGGGCGCGTCCAGCCATGACGTCGGGAGTGAAGGCGTGGGCAGATAATCATCAATGCCACGCAGACTGCGCTGTAGCAGGTCGAAGCCCAGGCGGCGCGCCATCGAGGTGTCACGTTGACGGCGCACGCGGGCGCCTGCCGTCACGGCTTCGCTCAGCGGCAGGCCAAGCTCGTCTCGCGACAGCTTCAGCCCCGAGGCCTTGCCTTCGCTGGACAGCGGCTGATAGATGTCGTGCCGGGTGCGGTTGTAACAGCACGGCGCGATTGCAATGTGCTGGCAGCCGGTCTGGCTGGCCAGTTCCATCAACTGAATGTGCAGATCGCCGCAGGCATGCAGCGCGACTGGCGTGTGATGCGCATGCAGACAGCGCCAGGCGTCATCGGCCATCACGTCCTGTCGCACATGCTTCGCGTCGATGCCTTGTCGGGCACTCAGGGTCAGGCCCGCTTCGATCAGCCCAGGGTCTTGCTCAAGGCAGGTGAGGCTCTGGTCGTTTGCGGTCAGACGACGCCCCAGGTGACCTTTGCCTGCGCACCAGTCCAGCCAGTGAGTCGTGCTGTCGCGCATGTCGAGATGGCTGGCGAACGCTTCGATCTGCTGCCATTTACGGCCAGGCACATCGACGCTCATTCGCATATCGACGGGCTCGAGAGGTGTAACAGGCAGCTCAGCGAGACGGCTCAACGCAACCGCTTCGGCAGCCAGTTGGGTGAAGGGGAAAGGCGCGTCGAGCTGTTCCGGGTGATTGTGTACTGCTTCGGCCTGCTCCAGCATGCGATGTCGCAGCCAGTTCGCCAGTTCCGGGTATTTGTCTTCCCATGGCAGGCGCAAGTGCGTGAATGGTTTCGGCCGCCACAAGGCCTGATGCGCGAACAGAAAGCTGTCCAGCGCACCGAAGTGGCTGCCAAGATGTTCATCCTGCAAGTATGGATCTGCGGGCATATCGGTGGTTTCGCGTGACGAGGTGCTGGCGGGGTTGATGCCAGCACCCTTCATATCAGCGTCCCTGACTTGCGTCTACGC
It includes:
- a CDS encoding methyltransferase, whose protein sequence is MKGAGINPASTSSRETTDMPADPYLQDEHLGSHFGALDSFLFAHQALWRPKPFTHLRLPWEDKYPELANWLRHRMLEQAEAVHNHPEQLDAPFPFTQLAAEAVALSRLAELPVTPLEPVDMRMSVDVPGRKWQQIEAFASHLDMRDSTTHWLDWCAGKGHLGRRLTANDQSLTCLEQDPGLIEAGLTLSARQGIDAKHVRQDVMADDAWRCLHAHHTPVALHACGDLHIQLMELASQTGCQHIAIAPCCYNRTRHDIYQPLSSEGKASGLKLSRDELGLPLSEAVTAGARVRRQRDTSMARRLGFDLLQRSLRGIDDYLPTPSLPTSWLDAPYADYCAHLANLKNLPAPGKQDWAQWEASGWQRLAEVRNLELLRNLFRRPLEVWLVLDRAMYVREQGYSVRVGTFCDSQLTPRNLLIMARKA
- a CDS encoding J domain-containing protein produces the protein MQRTPTHYELLSVARDASPEQIKKAYRKLAQKLHPDRNSDPYASEMMGVVNASHDVLADAGRRAAYDALLAADENKARVEAARRRQAQAAKGQKVHVYGSAVAQTPAAPQRTAQPGAAASASSSPRSPSSDKRRRSAWRWALLFVVFCAGGAWMGYDPGAGKSFVPAEPLSVAQTRVKPVPVVPVEEPVASPVKPVDPAASECGVPALDPLGAPWADKPGYVKDLPLLKDSGWSQITVDNTAGESAVYAKVTDAVGRKDFRHAYVPAGATFTFSKMNPGLYLLKYKMLNTGCAFASGRILLEETPMGSQIKSSAYKLTLRKLANRSVPFSRLKDDQF
- a CDS encoding IS1182-like element ISPsy6 family transposase — its product is MAYIQGESRGQTSLFPVSLEELIPEDHLVRVIDLYVARLDLVQLGFDKAIPKSTGRPAYDPADQLKLYLYGYFQRIRSSRRLEAECQRNIEVMWLINRLKPDFKTIADFRKNNKPAFIATCRAFVRFCRTAGLIAGELVAIDGSKFQAVASSRRHVNLKQLKRQEEKLDKRIAQYLAELDEADKAETTDSIDRSAIKVALAQLEARQQDNQSCQALMRSMGIEQFNTHESDARMMRTAKGPRVAYNVQTVVDAEHCLILHHEVTQDGDDRKQLEPMAKAAKAELQQDDLTVTADAGYSNGKQFQACEDASITAYVPPNRSKNPGSQEEQLFERKDFIYETGHDRFQCPAGKWLTLKQHNKGDRIYQAEVDDCANCALKTQCTRARRRYVSRHAHEEAFERMEQRMQAHPEMMANRRSIVEHPFGNLKQWLFGNGRFLLRQLEGTKAEMALAVNAYNLKRAIKVLGVRHLMALMG